A genomic stretch from Pristiophorus japonicus isolate sPriJap1 chromosome 6, sPriJap1.hap1, whole genome shotgun sequence includes:
- the ostn gene encoding osteocrin — protein sequence MPGSGQIFFHILILLGFVGWIDGATSGTEAAEESSDPSPRAEAVLTPTSVEGNDSVPSVWLPLLSHLTGPHGDTAARKRKRTIPRSALRLSRSAIKPKILKAKQRKGPDVRRRRIDFPIDRIGRIYLPKILTSSMSRARLESADRQQHD from the exons ATGCCGGGATCCGGGCAGATATTCTTTCACATCCTGATCCTGCTGGGCTTCGTGGGCTGGATTGACGGGGCTACATCGGGGACTGAGGCGGCTGAAGAG tcctcagacccctctcctcggGCCGAGGCAGTTCTGACACCAACATCTGTGGAGGGGAATGACTCGGTTCCATCAGTCTGGCTGCCCCTCCTCAGCCACCTCACCGGTCCCCATGGTGACACCGCAGCGAGGAAAAGGAAGAGGACCATTCCCCGTTCCGCTCTCCGCCTGAGCAGGAGTGCAATCAAGCCCAAAATCCTCAAGGCCAAACAGCG GAAAGGTCCGGATGTTCGCAGGAGACGGATTGATTTCCCAATAGATCGGATTGGTCGCATCTATCTGCCGAAGATATTGACAAG TTCGATGTCCAGGGCAAGATTGGAATCCGCGGATCGGCAACAACATGACTGA